Proteins found in one Dehalococcoidia bacterium genomic segment:
- a CDS encoding transglutaminase family protein, with protein sequence MQRYLNCTYTIDCEEESVKEKAQILTMDQETTVDRAKALFYFVRDGIKYNPYVPLYTLEDNRASITLKRGEGYCVQKAILLAALARASGIPTKLGFADIRNYIIPKKLADAMRGENLFIYHGYVSFYLDRKWVKATPAFDLKMCKKNRIIPVDFDGRSDAQFHRYNREGKLHIEYVQDHGYFDDLPWEGLLEARAGRY encoded by the coding sequence ATGCAAAGATATTTAAATTGTACCTATACTATCGATTGTGAAGAGGAGTCGGTAAAGGAAAAAGCGCAGATCTTAACCATGGATCAGGAAACGACGGTAGATAGGGCCAAGGCCCTTTTCTATTTCGTGAGGGACGGGATCAAGTATAATCCCTACGTGCCACTTTATACTCTTGAGGACAATAGGGCAAGTATAACTTTAAAGCGAGGCGAAGGATATTGTGTCCAGAAAGCGATACTTCTGGCTGCTCTGGCCAGGGCTTCAGGCATTCCTACCAAACTGGGGTTTGCCGATATCCGCAACTACATTATTCCCAAGAAGTTAGCCGATGCAATGAGAGGGGAAAACCTATTTATCTATCATGGCTATGTTTCCTTCTATCTAGATAGAAAGTGGGTCAAGGCCACGCCGGCCTTCGATTTGAAAATGTGCAAAAAGAACCGGATTATTCCGGTTGATTTCGACGGCAGGAGCGATGCTCAGTTTCACCGCTATAATCGAGAGGGAAAATTACACATCGAATACGTTCAGGACCATGGCTACTTTGATGATCTCCCCTGGGAAGGACTGCTTGAAGCCAGAGCCGGGCGCTACTGA
- a CDS encoding molybdopterin-dependent oxidoreductase, with translation MAKQGEIKKTVCTFCTGNCGMLVHVEDGRIVKLEPNRKHPLSRGFACERNRLALKWLYHPEQLMYPLKRDGERGEGKWKRITWEQALAEIGDKLNELKAKYGPEMLGIFEGTARGNDYWPRGRFLSLFGNPHNIFAAGTICSANVMSMNAAIMGDVSGFAGNINKSNCVVYWGTDPSQAWHRAWAAMLNQKKRRDVKVIAIDPRRTKTTEIADIWLQLRPGTDTALALAWLNVIINEELYDKDFVKHWTVGFDELKERVQQYPPERVAEITGVPAGKIIDAARMYATTKPAFIPYSVAIDQLGLNGTRTEQCRVIMRAITGDLGVWGGELITRPGQRINGGKFITEAELIMIDRLSPEERRKQMGADVCRLLSLTGWSLTSEYIGRVYGVPAPVGVQTNAHTPMLWRSILSGEPYPIKALIAWGSNPLSWAGNIKLAYEAMKSPNLELNVVQELWMTPSAQIADYVLPGASWMERPMCSNMMDFGSMVIGGERPIPPLGERRDVYELFRGLALAVGQSEEYWPWRTLEEASEYRLNPTGISFKEFVERMVLFPDEFDLQPWLKTGFPTPSGKVELYSSILEKLDYDPLPHYEEPPESPISTPGVARDYPLILNTGGTFMPMFKSEFMQRELGRIRHPHPLMDIHPDTAHKLGIGDGDWAYIETRRGRIRQKARYNDGILPNVVNCEANWWFPEMPAGEPSLSGVWESNANVLTLDEPEACDELSGGWCNRALLCKVYRAQ, from the coding sequence ATGGCTAAGCAGGGAGAGATCAAAAAGACGGTATGCACCTTTTGTACCGGCAACTGCGGCATGCTCGTTCACGTTGAAGATGGCAGGATAGTGAAGCTCGAGCCCAACCGGAAGCACCCCCTTAGCCGCGGGTTTGCCTGCGAAAGGAACCGCCTGGCACTAAAATGGCTCTACCACCCGGAGCAGCTAATGTATCCCTTGAAGCGGGACGGTGAGCGGGGAGAGGGCAAGTGGAAAAGGATAACATGGGAGCAGGCACTGGCCGAGATAGGTGACAAGCTAAACGAGCTAAAGGCTAAATACGGGCCGGAGATGCTGGGTATCTTCGAGGGCACTGCCCGCGGCAATGATTACTGGCCCCGGGGTCGCTTCCTCAGCCTTTTCGGCAATCCCCATAATATATTCGCTGCTGGCACCATCTGCAGCGCCAACGTTATGTCAATGAATGCCGCTATCATGGGCGATGTCAGCGGCTTCGCAGGGAACATCAACAAGTCCAACTGTGTCGTATACTGGGGTACCGACCCTTCGCAAGCTTGGCACAGAGCCTGGGCAGCGATGCTCAACCAGAAAAAGAGGCGTGATGTGAAGGTTATCGCTATTGACCCCAGGCGCACCAAGACCACCGAGATCGCTGACATATGGCTTCAGCTTAGGCCGGGCACCGATACCGCGCTCGCACTGGCCTGGCTGAATGTGATTATCAACGAGGAGCTTTACGATAAAGACTTCGTTAAGCATTGGACTGTGGGCTTCGATGAGCTCAAAGAGCGTGTTCAACAGTACCCGCCAGAGAGAGTCGCCGAAATCACCGGCGTGCCCGCGGGGAAGATCATCGACGCTGCACGTATGTACGCTACCACCAAGCCGGCCTTTATACCCTACTCGGTCGCCATCGACCAGCTTGGGTTGAACGGTACCCGCACCGAGCAGTGCCGGGTCATCATGCGGGCCATAACCGGCGACCTCGGTGTCTGGGGCGGCGAGCTGATCACGCGACCGGGGCAGAGGATTAACGGCGGAAAGTTCATAACCGAGGCGGAGCTTATCATGATAGACCGCCTCTCCCCGGAGGAAAGGCGAAAGCAGATGGGGGCCGATGTGTGCCGTCTCTTGAGCCTCACCGGCTGGAGCCTGACCTCGGAGTACATCGGGCGGGTTTACGGTGTGCCTGCACCGGTAGGAGTCCAGACCAATGCCCATACACCGATGCTGTGGCGTTCCATCCTCAGCGGAGAGCCGTACCCCATAAAGGCGCTTATCGCCTGGGGCTCAAACCCGCTTTCCTGGGCCGGCAATATCAAGCTGGCCTATGAGGCGATGAAAAGCCCCAACCTGGAGCTCAATGTGGTCCAGGAGCTGTGGATGACCCCATCCGCCCAAATAGCCGACTATGTGCTGCCCGGCGCAAGCTGGATGGAGCGTCCGATGTGCAGCAACATGATGGACTTCGGCAGCATGGTAATCGGCGGCGAGCGACCCATACCTCCGCTGGGGGAGCGCCGCGACGTCTATGAGCTCTTCCGCGGACTTGCTCTCGCCGTGGGGCAGAGTGAGGAGTACTGGCCATGGAGGACTCTGGAAGAGGCCAGTGAATACCGCCTCAATCCAACCGGTATAAGCTTCAAAGAGTTCGTAGAGAGGATGGTTCTGTTCCCTGACGAGTTCGACCTCCAGCCCTGGCTGAAGACCGGCTTTCCTACCCCTTCGGGAAAGGTTGAACTATACTCCAGCATCCTGGAAAAACTGGATTACGATCCATTGCCCCACTATGAAGAGCCTCCGGAAAGCCCGATCAGCACCCCCGGGGTTGCCCGGGATTACCCCCTTATTCTGAACACGGGAGGCACCTTCATGCCCATGTTTAAGTCCGAGTTCATGCAGCGGGAGTTGGGCCGTATAAGACATCCCCACCCGCTTATGGATATACACCCCGATACCGCTCACAAGCTGGGGATTGGTGATGGCGACTGGGCCTACATCGAGACCAGAAGAGGGAGGATCAGGCAGAAAGCAAGGTACAACGACGGTATACTGCCCAACGTGGTCAATTGCGAGGCCAACTGGTGGTTCCCAGAAATGCCAGCCGGCGAGCCGTCACTGAGCGGGGTCTGGGAATCCAATGCCAATGTTCTCACCCTTGATGAGCCTGAGGCCTGCGATGAGCTTTCAGGGGGCTGGTGCAACCGGGCACTATTATGCAAGGTATATCGGGCTCAGTAG
- a CDS encoding DUF6125 family protein, with protein sequence MKELMVDYSSSFDPNFSHEKLAQQTLTRLLRATAEYMRRIDGHWYLSVMEKWGNDEALDCDIKVWERLVIYEMKMLSSLLNIHGDDVVTVMKVLQASPWTLTYACDIDVRSNDCAIVTYRNCPTLLALENEGKGREGLICQELEPKLMGIIAHYFNPNIRVTPLKLPPRDGSGDICCQWEFMLER encoded by the coding sequence ATGAAAGAGTTAATGGTGGACTATAGCAGTTCATTCGATCCCAATTTTAGCCATGAAAAACTAGCTCAGCAAACTCTAACCAGGCTTCTGAGAGCCACCGCTGAATACATGCGCCGTATAGACGGTCACTGGTATCTCAGCGTGATGGAGAAGTGGGGCAACGATGAGGCCCTAGATTGCGATATTAAGGTGTGGGAAAGACTGGTTATATATGAAATGAAGATGCTGAGTAGCCTTTTGAATATCCATGGCGATGATGTGGTTACGGTAATGAAGGTCCTCCAGGCCAGCCCGTGGACATTGACCTATGCCTGTGATATAGACGTTAGGAGCAATGATTGTGCCATAGTCACCTACCGCAACTGCCCTACGCTGCTTGCCCTAGAGAACGAGGGTAAAGGACGTGAGGGGCTTATATGCCAGGAACTAGAACCAAAGCTCATGGGTATCATTGCCCACTACTTCAACCCGAATATCAGGGTCACCCCGCTGAAGCTGCCTCCCAGAGATGGCAGTGGCGATATATGTTGCCAGTGGGAGTTCATGCTGGAGAGGTAA
- a CDS encoding PAS domain S-box protein, protein MKKQTGTREQLANELEKMRQRIAHLDREVTVHKQAEKELLKSELGYRLLAENVTDVIWTMDMNLQFTYISPSVTRQYGYSVEEAMASPIEANLTPSSFKAAMKVFEEEMAIEKMEKKDLFRPRTLEVEQYRKDGSTVWSELEIAFLRDADGQAIGIVGVSRDITERKRAEEALRESEEKIRNIFESILDAIVVSDLEGHIIDENDAALRIQGYSSKEEVIGKSGFEFIAEEDRARAIQAAMKAAEEGYGYISDVKFVSKDGIEHDTEATASLVRDASGNPIGFVSVTRDITEHKRALQESEEKYRLLIDNLVEPLTVYDFNGLILLINVTGANNLGSMPEDVIGKSLYDFFPDTADIYVERARRIFESGVGLEFEDEVPLPTGNRWFYSNIQPIKDTRGKVISVQNISYEITERKRAEEALRQSEEKLRYVFESMSDGVTVADLEGKIVDMNEAQLRLFGFSNKEEGIGQNGFDYFAAKDRTRAIEDAMKATELGYGPLHEYTFLNKDGREYDGEASASLLRDSSGNPVGFVSVVRDISERRRVEEALRESEEKYRTVIDHSIQGLVIAQGIPPRLIFANSSMAHILGYTVEELLSLSPEETRALVHPEDQNIFFQKYQDRLEGKSAPTQYEVRAIRKDKSVRWVEIFSTRIELQGQPSVQAAYVDITERKRAEEELRDSEEKLRGILDSLQAGVVIIDAETHVIVDANPAAIEAIGSTKEMIVGNVCHKFICPTEKGKCPITDLGKTVDKSERVLINASGENIPILKSVTNTILNGRLHLIESFVDFTERKRAEKALRDSEEKLHAMFEAITDGIVVTDLRGIITDVNDVAANMSGLSREEMIGQDGFALIPREDRDKVVDQGKKIVRGEIGPVRMEHEISPRIGSASTTNLVLGTMHDSDGNPTGFVAIAQDITERKRAEQERERLLEKLEDKSEELEQLVFIASHDLRSPLVNIQGFAREIEQSLQQLSLSLEEEDIPSALKEKLAAPIGEDITDSLNYILSSSSKIDSMLTGLLKVSRLGRVTLTIEKINMKDLMAEVVGSFEFQTREAGVKLEVGRLPQCRGDRAQLDQVFSNLIDNALKFLDPKRPGIIRISGRKEDRQAVYTVEDNGVGIAPEHHKTVFQIFRRFAPMDTPGEGLGLNIVRRILERHGGKIWLESEQGKGSRFHVSLPIRD, encoded by the coding sequence GCAAACGAACTGGAGAAAATGCGGCAACGGATTGCTCATCTGGACAGAGAAGTCACTGTGCATAAGCAGGCAGAGAAGGAGCTGCTAAAAAGTGAGCTAGGATATCGCTTGCTTGCTGAGAACGTGACCGATGTCATCTGGACCATGGATATGAACCTGCAGTTTACATACATCAGCCCCTCGGTCACGCGTCAGTATGGCTACAGCGTTGAGGAAGCGATGGCAAGCCCCATTGAAGCAAATTTGACTCCTTCCTCTTTTAAAGCTGCCATGAAGGTTTTTGAAGAGGAAATGGCCATAGAGAAGATGGAAAAAAAGGACCTGTTCAGACCGCGGACGCTGGAAGTGGAGCAATACCGCAAGGATGGCTCAACAGTATGGTCAGAGTTAGAAATTGCCTTCCTGCGCGATGCAGATGGCCAAGCTATTGGTATAGTCGGAGTATCACGCGACATCACCGAGCGCAAGCGGGCGGAGGAGGCGCTGCGGGAGTCGGAGGAGAAAATACGCAATATATTTGAGTCTATTTTGGATGCGATTGTCGTCAGTGATTTGGAAGGCCATATTATAGATGAAAATGATGCAGCGCTTCGCATTCAAGGGTACAGTAGTAAGGAAGAGGTTATCGGGAAAAGTGGCTTTGAATTTATTGCTGAGGAAGACCGCGCTCGGGCTATTCAGGCGGCGATGAAGGCAGCAGAAGAGGGGTATGGTTACATATCGGATGTTAAGTTTGTGAGCAAGGACGGGATAGAACATGATACTGAGGCAACAGCTTCTCTGGTGCGTGATGCTTCTGGAAACCCAATTGGATTTGTTAGCGTTACGAGGGACATCACCGAGCACAAGCGGGCGCTGCAGGAGAGCGAGGAGAAGTACCGATTGCTAATTGATAATCTTGTCGAGCCATTAACAGTATATGACTTCAATGGCCTTATTTTATTGATAAATGTTACGGGAGCCAATAATCTTGGTTCAATGCCTGAAGATGTTATCGGAAAGTCACTCTACGATTTCTTCCCTGACACGGCTGATATTTACGTCGAGAGGGCTCGCCGTATTTTCGAGTCAGGGGTAGGGCTTGAATTTGAGGATGAGGTTCCACTTCCTACCGGCAATAGATGGTTTTACTCGAATATTCAACCTATCAAAGATACAAGGGGTAAAGTTATTTCTGTTCAGAACATTTCTTATGAGATCACCGAGCGCAAGCGGGCGGAGGAGGCGCTTAGGCAGAGCGAAGAGAAGCTGCGTTATGTATTTGAATCCATGAGCGATGGGGTAACCGTTGCTGATTTGGAAGGCAAAATTGTAGACATGAATGAGGCGCAACTTCGCCTATTCGGGTTCAGTAATAAAGAAGAGGGTATAGGGCAAAATGGTTTCGATTATTTTGCCGCGAAAGACCGCACTAGAGCGATTGAAGATGCTATGAAGGCAACGGAACTGGGGTATGGCCCTCTACATGAGTATACGTTTCTAAACAAGGATGGGAGAGAATATGATGGTGAGGCGAGCGCCTCTCTGCTACGTGATAGCTCCGGAAATCCAGTAGGATTCGTCAGCGTTGTTCGAGACATCTCCGAGCGCAGGCGGGTAGAGGAGGCACTTAGGGAGAGCGAGGAGAAATATCGAACAGTTATCGATCATTCTATACAGGGCCTGGTTATCGCACAAGGCATTCCCCCTCGTTTAATCTTCGCTAATTCATCCATGGCCCATATTTTGGGTTACACAGTTGAGGAACTCTTGTCTCTTTCTCCAGAAGAAACAAGGGCACTAGTACACCCAGAAGATCAAAATATATTCTTTCAAAAATATCAAGATCGCTTGGAAGGGAAATCAGCACCGACTCAATATGAGGTACGAGCTATAAGGAAGGATAAATCAGTTCGTTGGGTAGAAATATTCTCTACACGCATCGAACTTCAAGGCCAGCCTTCTGTACAGGCTGCCTATGTGGACATCACCGAGCGCAAGCGGGCGGAGGAGGAGCTGAGGGATAGCGAGGAGAAGCTGCGTGGCATATTGGATTCCCTGCAGGCTGGAGTTGTAATTATCGATGCAGAAACGCACGTGATTGTAGATGCTAACCCCGCCGCTATCGAGGCTATCGGTTCCACCAAGGAAATGATTGTTGGTAACGTGTGCCACAAGTTTATCTGTCCAACTGAGAAGGGCAAGTGCCCAATCACCGACCTCGGGAAGACCGTGGATAAATCAGAGCGTGTGCTTATAAACGCTAGTGGTGAAAACATCCCGATCCTCAAGTCTGTGACTAACACCATACTGAATGGGCGCTTGCATCTGATTGAGAGCTTCGTCGACTTCACCGAGCGCAAGCGGGCGGAGAAGGCGCTTAGGGATAGCGAGGAGAAGCTGCATGCGATGTTTGAAGCCATTACCGACGGGATAGTGGTTACCGATTTGCGGGGTATAATTACGGACGTGAATGATGTAGCAGCTAACATGTCCGGGCTAAGCAGGGAGGAGATGATCGGTCAGGATGGCTTTGCACTAATACCGCGCGAAGACCGGGATAAGGTAGTAGATCAAGGGAAGAAGATAGTTAGAGGGGAGATCGGCCCGGTAAGGATGGAGCATGAGATATCCCCCAGGATTGGTAGCGCAAGTACCACTAATCTAGTCCTCGGCACAATGCATGATAGCGACGGAAATCCCACCGGGTTCGTTGCCATTGCCCAGGATATTACCGAGCGCAAGCGGGCAGAGCAGGAGCGGGAAAGGCTGCTCGAAAAGCTGGAGGACAAATCAGAAGAGCTTGAACAGCTAGTTTTTATTGCCTCGCATGACCTCCGGTCGCCTCTGGTTAATATCCAGGGTTTTGCCAGGGAGATAGAGCAGTCATTACAACAGTTGAGCCTATCGCTGGAGGAGGAGGATATACCCTCCGCACTGAAAGAAAAGCTGGCTGCCCCTATCGGTGAAGATATTACCGATTCGCTTAACTATATCCTCAGCAGCTCCTCCAAGATAGACTCAATGCTGACGGGGCTGCTGAAGGTCTCACGCCTGGGGCGAGTGACACTTACAATTGAGAAAATCAACATGAAAGACCTGATGGCCGAAGTTGTGGGCAGTTTTGAATTTCAGACAAGGGAGGCAGGGGTTAAGCTGGAGGTGGGGAGGCTGCCCCAATGCCGGGGCGACAGAGCACAGCTTGACCAGGTCTTCTCCAACCTCATAGATAATGCGTTGAAATTCCTTGACCCCAAGCGGCCGGGTATCATTCGCATTTCGGGTAGAAAAGAGGACAGGCAAGCTGTATATACCGTGGAGGATAACGGGGTCGGCATTGCGCCAGAGCACCATAAAACGGTCTTCCAGATATTTCGACGCTTTGCCCCAATGGACACCCCCGGGGAAGGGTTGGGGCTTAACATCGTGCGCCGTATCCTCGAGCGACACGGCGGTAAAATATGGCTCGAATCCGAGCAGGGCAAGGGAAGCAGATTCCACGTCTCTCTGCCAATTAGGGATTAG
- a CDS encoding aldehyde ferredoxin oxidoreductase N-terminal domain-containing protein, with protein sequence MTSFGYSGKILRVDLSSGNTTQISTMDYADSFLGGRGIGTRLYWDEVSPHIKAFDAENRLMFMTGPLNGFTGLAGSRWGIYGKSPATSPECFTYCNLGGSWGAHLKFAGYDGIVIQGKSEKPVYLVIQDGNTQIKDASHLWGMGAIEARKALKAELGSSVRVAAIGPAGENLVSFAIVLADDGASGSGGLGAVMGAKKLKAIAVSGSSKLTAADPEGLREVAKYARKLTKGMPMVQKGLMPGPRMRQVACYGCIRGCIRADCEAKDGTRSKYMCTGAQFYQDAAKWYYGEWLPESIEVPFYANMLCDDYGVDTNSIAAMLIWLGRCYRGGILTDADTGMSILKMGSLDFIETLVKKISMRDGFGDILARGTVRAAESLGGKAREFITYYVSRAGHLTLYEPRLFVAHGLMYAMEPRQPINQLHEMGLPLYQWLDWVNKVQTAYLSSDVFRRIAKRFWGSELAVDFSTYDGKALAVKKIQDRQCLRDSLVLCDFALNNAASVRYSEDHVGDPTLESKMLLAVTGREMVEEELNRMGERIFNLQRAILAREGHRGRESDVLDESFYTRPLRTVGLNPECQAPGKDGEVISRKGEVVDRERFETMKDEYYGLRGWDVATGLQTKATLEEIGLGYIVGDLEREQLIA encoded by the coding sequence ATGACATCCTTCGGGTATAGCGGTAAGATCCTTAGGGTAGACCTGTCCTCGGGAAACACTACACAGATTTCCACAATGGACTATGCCGATAGCTTTCTCGGTGGCAGGGGCATTGGCACCAGGCTCTATTGGGATGAGGTAAGCCCCCATATAAAAGCATTCGACGCTGAGAATCGGCTAATGTTTATGACCGGCCCGCTCAACGGTTTCACCGGACTTGCCGGTTCCAGATGGGGTATATACGGTAAATCTCCAGCCACTAGTCCTGAATGCTTCACCTACTGCAATCTGGGAGGAAGCTGGGGTGCCCACCTAAAGTTTGCCGGTTACGATGGGATAGTGATTCAGGGCAAATCGGAGAAACCGGTTTACCTTGTAATACAAGATGGCAATACCCAGATAAAGGACGCTTCTCACCTGTGGGGCATGGGCGCCATCGAGGCGAGAAAGGCGTTGAAGGCGGAGCTGGGAAGCTCTGTAAGGGTGGCGGCTATAGGACCTGCCGGCGAGAACCTGGTCAGCTTTGCCATTGTGCTCGCAGATGATGGCGCTTCAGGTTCCGGTGGTCTCGGCGCGGTGATGGGTGCCAAGAAGCTAAAGGCCATTGCCGTGAGTGGCAGCAGCAAGCTAACCGCGGCCGACCCGGAAGGGCTTCGCGAGGTGGCAAAATATGCCCGTAAGCTGACAAAGGGCATGCCAATGGTGCAGAAAGGGCTAATGCCAGGCCCGAGGATGCGGCAGGTGGCCTGTTATGGCTGCATCCGGGGCTGCATCAGAGCAGACTGCGAGGCAAAGGACGGGACACGCAGTAAGTACATGTGCACTGGTGCCCAGTTCTACCAGGATGCGGCCAAATGGTACTACGGAGAATGGCTGCCCGAGAGCATTGAGGTGCCATTCTACGCCAATATGCTCTGCGACGATTACGGGGTCGACACCAATTCCATCGCGGCAATGCTGATCTGGCTGGGAAGGTGCTACCGTGGGGGTATCCTCACCGATGCCGATACCGGTATGTCCATATTAAAGATGGGCAGCCTCGATTTCATAGAGACCCTGGTGAAGAAGATTTCCATGAGGGATGGGTTCGGGGATATTCTCGCCCGCGGCACCGTTAGAGCAGCCGAGTCCCTGGGGGGAAAAGCCAGAGAGTTTATTACCTACTACGTATCCAGAGCCGGACACCTTACGCTTTATGAACCCCGCTTGTTCGTCGCCCACGGGCTTATGTATGCCATGGAACCGAGGCAGCCCATTAACCAGCTACACGAAATGGGCCTGCCGCTTTACCAGTGGCTGGACTGGGTAAATAAGGTTCAGACGGCATACCTCTCCAGCGATGTGTTTCGCCGTATCGCCAAGAGGTTCTGGGGAAGCGAACTCGCTGTTGACTTCTCCACCTACGATGGAAAGGCCCTGGCGGTAAAGAAGATACAGGATCGCCAGTGCTTAAGGGACAGCCTCGTGCTGTGCGATTTCGCACTGAATAATGCGGCAAGCGTCAGGTATTCGGAGGACCATGTAGGTGACCCTACCCTCGAGAGCAAGATGCTGCTGGCGGTTACTGGAAGGGAAATGGTTGAGGAGGAGCTAAACAGGATGGGTGAAAGGATATTCAACCTGCAAAGGGCCATTCTTGCAAGGGAAGGCCATCGTGGTAGAGAGAGCGACGTGCTCGATGAGTCTTTCTATACCAGACCGCTCAGAACTGTGGGTCTCAACCCCGAGTGCCAGGCGCCGGGGAAGGACGGGGAGGTGATCTCACGTAAGGGTGAAGTGGTGGACAGGGAGAGGTTTGAGACGATGAAAGACGAATACTATGGTCTGAGAGGATGGGATGTTGCCACCGGCCTTCAGACAAAGGCGACGCTGGAAGAAATCGGACTCGGCTATATTGTAGGCGATCTGGAGCGAGAGCAGCTTATAGCATGA
- a CDS encoding class I SAM-dependent methyltransferase — MEVSIRDEKDKGDIMVANPWWAPWALNRMIEPLMRSLRFQTPVLAEMNAGDRALDVCCGTGALALHYASMGVIAAGIDLDPRVIEVAENKRRKLGLSNVSFETANALDLPFEDNLFDYASIAMSLHENRRVERDRMISEMKRVVKEEGTLVFIDYKVPLPRIPSSYTSKVVELIAGREHNRYFKDYIEQGGLDGLLGKNHLYEDKRGELGPLAIITTPNT, encoded by the coding sequence TTGGAAGTAAGTATAAGAGATGAAAAAGATAAGGGGGATATCATGGTTGCGAACCCTTGGTGGGCCCCATGGGCCCTGAACAGAATGATTGAACCTCTAATGCGAAGTCTCAGGTTTCAGACTCCGGTGTTAGCTGAAATGAATGCGGGGGACAGGGCACTGGATGTCTGCTGCGGTACGGGGGCACTGGCGCTTCATTATGCAAGTATGGGTGTTATTGCGGCCGGAATCGATTTAGATCCTCGTGTAATAGAGGTGGCAGAAAATAAGAGGAGAAAACTAGGCTTGAGCAATGTCTCATTCGAGACAGCGAATGCACTAGATTTACCATTCGAGGACAACCTCTTTGATTACGCATCCATCGCTATGTCACTTCACGAAAACAGAAGGGTGGAGAGAGATAGAATGATCTCTGAAATGAAAAGGGTGGTAAAGGAAGAAGGTACCCTGGTTTTTATTGATTACAAGGTCCCTTTACCACGGATTCCATCCTCCTATACATCCAAAGTCGTAGAGCTTATTGCCGGGAGGGAACACAATAGGTATTTCAAGGATTATATTGAGCAAGGTGGATTGGACGGACTACTAGGTAAAAATCACCTGTACGAGGACAAAAGGGGCGAGCTTGGGCCACTAGCAATAATAACAACGCCAAACACCTAA
- a CDS encoding DUF6125 family protein produces MAELKDYSGPFKQDVKLEDFSKEALIRLYAAACKDYLGIDGIWLALLRQKYGDQVAFEHDVAVWEGGTKGEVRRTREALNIWGDDVESVMKYIQTSASLGGLFHIDTELIDKNHGRYTITKCHALDYFEKHNAETLLKQACEGLCIPYNQRSADWFNPKIKWTAVKLPPRKSKDEPACVWDITLEE; encoded by the coding sequence ATGGCAGAGTTAAAGGATTACAGTGGCCCGTTTAAGCAAGACGTAAAACTCGAGGATTTCTCCAAGGAGGCGCTCATAAGGTTATACGCTGCCGCGTGCAAGGACTACCTGGGAATAGATGGAATATGGCTGGCACTATTGAGGCAAAAGTATGGCGACCAGGTGGCTTTCGAGCATGATGTGGCGGTTTGGGAAGGGGGCACCAAGGGTGAGGTGCGCCGAACCCGCGAGGCCTTGAATATCTGGGGAGATGACGTAGAATCGGTTATGAAATATATTCAGACCAGCGCATCGCTTGGGGGGCTATTTCATATCGATACCGAATTGATAGATAAAAATCATGGCAGATACACTATCACCAAGTGTCATGCTCTTGACTATTTTGAGAAACACAATGCTGAGACGTTATTGAAGCAAGCGTGTGAGGGACTATGTATTCCTTATAATCAGAGGTCGGCTGACTGGTTCAATCCCAAGATAAAGTGGACGGCGGTCAAGCTGCCTCCCCGCAAGAGCAAGGACGAGCCCGCCTGTGTGTGGGATATAACGCTGGAAGAGTAG
- a CDS encoding DUF6125 family protein produces MELVDYSGTFDPDFSYEKLTKETLLKLIRSDAEYVRRIDGQWYLAVMQKCGNDVAFACDAEIWEKLEAYTMKITCKLLNIHGNDVVTLIKALQANPWSSSYEIKVDLINNDHAIISFINCPTLLALERDGSGREMLICNKLEVKLMELKAHYFNPNMIVTPLKLPPRDPNSEICCQWELKVDR; encoded by the coding sequence ATGGAATTGGTAGACTACAGCGGCACGTTCGATCCCGATTTCAGCTATGAAAAATTGACGAAGGAGACATTACTCAAGCTCATTCGTTCAGATGCTGAATACGTTCGCAGGATAGATGGACAATGGTATTTAGCAGTGATGCAGAAATGTGGCAACGATGTAGCCTTTGCCTGCGATGCCGAGATCTGGGAGAAGCTCGAGGCATATACTATGAAGATAACATGTAAATTGCTTAACATTCATGGTAATGATGTGGTCACTTTAATTAAGGCTTTGCAGGCTAACCCATGGTCATCGAGCTATGAAATCAAAGTGGATCTAATAAATAATGACCATGCCATAATCAGCTTCATTAACTGCCCCACCTTACTTGCACTGGAGAGGGATGGGTCAGGGCGGGAAATGCTTATATGTAATAAATTGGAAGTGAAACTAATGGAGCTCAAGGCCCATTACTTTAACCCGAATATGATTGTCACGCCCCTTAAATTACCTCCCCGAGACCCTAATAGCGAGATATGCTGCCAGTGGGAACTGAAAGTGGACCGGTAG